The Sphingobacteriaceae bacterium region AGGGTTGCGCTTGCCCAGCATTTCCGTGAGGCCGCTCACCAGGCCGCCGCTCATGCCCGCCACGCCGTCCACCTCGCTGGCGGCCATGGAGGCGATGGTGCTCACCACCTCATCGCTGATGCGCACCTGGCCCTGTTCGGCGGCTGCAGGCGCAGGAAAGGCCGGAGCCAGCCCGGCCTCCTCTTCCAATTCGATTTCCAGTTCATCGTTTTCCAGCATTCAATGCCACCTCCCGGCAGCACCCGGCGGCAGTCCCAATGCTGTTCTGCCCAATAATTTACGCCCATTATATAGGTTGGCGGAAAAGAGCGGCAATCAGCGGGGACGGGCCATGACGCTGATGCCTTCCAAGGGCGTGCCCGCCACCCGGGCCGTCAATTCCGCCACCCGGGCCGCCTGGGCCTGGTTGAGGGTCTCGGCCTTCACCACCACGACGCCCGCCTCGGGATAAAGGAAGGCCACCGCATCGGCGAAGCCCCCGGCCCGCAGCAGGTTTTCCAAGTCGGCCTCCTGGGCGGCCAGCCGGTTCAGCAGCATCAGCTCCTCTGCGGCGGCCCGCCGGGCCTCCTCGGACACTTCCTCGTCCTGGAGCATCTCCCGCAGCACTTCCATGCGCAGGCTGCGGCTCTGGTCCCGCTGCAGGCGCCCGTCGACGAAGAGGCTGTACTCCTCACCGGCGGCGCTGCCGGCGGTGGGCTGGGTCAAGGGGGTCGTTGCCGCGTTCTGGTCCGGGGTGTCGGCAGCCCCGGATCGGGCAGCCCACTGGGCCAGGAGGGGCAGGGTCACCCCCGCGGGGGAGCCCGGCCGGTTCAGGTCCGACCACTTCCACAGGACGTAGCCCATGAGGAGGGCCAGGACCAGGATGAAGATGATGAAACGGACGGGCGATCGGGCCGACACGATCATGGTTGTTCACCTCCGGGAATGATGGCTATCCGATGGGGCGGCAGGTCCAGCAGCACCTGGACCGCCCGCAGCAGGTGGGACCGCACCTGGGCGTGCCGGGCGCCCGGCGCCACCACCAGGACGCCCCGCACCCGGGGGCCTTTGGTGGTCAGACGCAGGGGCTCCCGGCCGCCGGTCATGCCTCCCTGCCAGAGGACCTGCACCCGCTCGTCGGTCTCGGTAATTTGCCGGCGGCCTCCTTGGGGGTCGCTCTCCTCGGTCCGGCGCATGGTGCGGTCCACATCCTCGGCGAAGACGTGCTCCTCGGCCGTGTCCAAGGTGACCAGCACCGACACCCGGCCGGCGCCTTCCACCCGGCTGAGCCGGTCGGCCAGGAGGGCGGCCAGGCGGCTCTCCGCCGGGCCCATGATCCACCCATCGCCGCCTGGCTCCAGGCTGCCGGCCGCCGGACCCGGGGGCGCCGGATCTGCCGGTGTCCCGCCGGAGAACAAGCTGCCGGCCGTCATCATCAGGATGCCGGCGGCCACCGCCAGCAGGAACCAGCGGCCCAGGCGCCATTGGGCCGGCCGCAGGATGGGCCACCGGGGCAGGGACCAGCCCCCTTCGTCACGGGGCGGCTGTTCCTGGGGACTGTTCTCCTGGGGTGTAGTCATCGAGGCTTTCCCTCCCCTCGCCCGCCGCGGGACGCCAGTAGAGGGTCACCAACTCGGGCGGGAAGTCGAAATGGTGCCGGAGCAGGGCCAGCACCGCCGTGGCCTGGGGCTCGGGGGCGCCGGGCCGCCAGGGGCCGGCGGCTCCTTGGCCTGCCGGTGATGGGGGAGCGGGAACTTCGCCCGGGCCTGGGGCGCCGAGGCCGTCCCCCAGCCCGGCGGCGCCTATGGGGGCAATGGGC contains the following coding sequences:
- a CDS encoding Asp23/Gls24 family envelope stress response protein, with amino-acid sequence MLENDELEIELEEEAGLAPAFPAPAAAEQGQVRISDEVVSTIASMAASEVDGVAGMSGGLVSGLTEMLGKRNPSRGVRVEVGERATIIDLYLMVDYGVRIPTVAQRVQEKVKQVVEDMTGLKVAAVNIHIQGVAFPSEERASGQ
- a CDS encoding SpoIIIAH-like family protein, with amino-acid sequence MIVSARSPVRFIIFILVLALLMGYVLWKWSDLNRPGSPAGVTLPLLAQWAARSGAADTPDQNAATTPLTQPTAGSAAGEEYSLFVDGRLQRDQSRSLRMEVLREMLQDEEVSEEARRAAAEELMLLNRLAAQEADLENLLRAGGFADAVAFLYPEAGVVVVKAETLNQAQAARVAELTARVAGTPLEGISVMARPR